The genomic window GCTTGGACCAGGGGGAGAAAGGCCAATAAACCAACCAGCAAAAGGGTAAATTTCTTCATGGCTCTATCATCATGGAATGTTGGCCTTCCGGATTCGGGTGAATGCCGGTCAGAAAACACGGGGACTCGGGGGGGGTTACCCCCCGACGAGCCGGAGCGATGCCCTGGGCTTCAGGACTCAGGAAACCACCGAAACCGACAGAACCCTTTTCTCCGGATCCGCCATCCCGGCGCTTATTGGATCTTCTTGAGGGATTGCTCGATCTTTTCCGACATGGAAGAGATCTCACTGATCACCCGGTCGATATCACCAGCCAGATCGCGAGCCACCCGTGCGGTGCTTTTCACCTCGCCGGCCACCACGGCGAATCCCTTGCCGAACTCGCCGGCCCGTGAGGCTTGAATACCCGCGTTGATGGCCAGAACTTCGAGTTCGTTGGAAATCTTCTCGATGCCGTGCAGGGTCTTGGAGACATCCCGGGTGGACCGGTCGATCTCCCGCCGCACGCCGGCCAGATCATCCAGCACCTGCTGCACCGCCTTGCCACGAAAATCTTCCAGCACCTCCAGGAAGAAATTGATGGTGCGCGCCGTCAGCAAGGTGCCGCTCACCATGTGCTGCTGTACGGTCTGCACCATCTCGTCGGTGCCGGTGGTTTCGATGATGTAATCGACCTCCATGCTGGAAACCGCGGCTTCCACCTTGCTGAAGATCTTGACATCCCCCCGTTTGGCCAGGACCAGTCCCGGTGCTTCGGCCTCCTGCTCCACCACAAAAACAAGCTCTACCTTTTCGGAAGAGAGCAAGAGCTTGATGAAACGGGCGCCACCCTTGCCCGCTCCGATGATACCGACCTTTTTTTTCGGTTCTTTCGTTTCCATAACCACTTCTCCAGATTGGCCCCGTCCGCTTCAAACCGCCCTTTTCCCGGTTCTCCCCACCTTGAGAAAATGCCTGAAAAATGCGTCAATCGCAAGAATCCCTCTGTGGAAAATGGGCCAACTTTTGTCGCGGGGAGCGATTTCAGGGTTTGAGAGCGGGCGAAAAATCGTTTATGCTGCATCAGCGTGACCGTTGGCGCGATCTTGTCGAATTCTCCCAACTATGCCATGAGGGCTTACCATGAGTGCCATGCAGGACATCCAATCTCTTGACGAAGCCCGCCAGCTTATTCGCAACCTCCTGGGAAAAGCCAACGCGACCAATACCAAGCTGCAACAAGCCACGCAACACACCCGGAAAAACGCGGAAGCCATCGAGAAACTGAGCACCTCCGTCCAGGAGATCGGTAAAGTCGTCAAGATGATCAAAAATATCGCCGGACAGACCAACATGCTGGCGTTGAACGCCTCCATCGAAGCCGCAGGGGCCGGTGAAGCGGGCAAAGGGTTTGCCGTCGTGGCCAACGAGGTCAAGGATCTGGCCCGGCAAACCACCGAAGCCACCAACATGATCTCCGAAAAGGTCGAAGAGATTCAGACCAATGCCGCCAAAGCCTTCGACGCCGCCCGGGAAATTACCGAAAGCATCGAACAGATCAGCTTCGCCAATGGCGAGATTCTCGACGCCATGGCCAGCGGTCAGGTCGATTTCGAGGATAATTGAACAAACCTGTCTCACTGAACACCTGGAAACACGTCGCGCCATATACTGATAAGGCTTACGCCAAGGGAGGAGTTTCATGCCGTCTCAAGTCAATCCGTTTGTCACCCAGGCTGTTCAGAAATGCCTGGGCCATCTGTCGCCGCTTTTCGAGGCGGTACGCAAAAAACATGATGGCTCCATCCCCGACGCCATGAAGGAAGACCACTACCTGCTCGGCTACATCAAGGGCATGCTGATGGTGCAGATGGGGCGTTGCGGCCAGTTCAAAAACCGCGAACGGGGCCTGATCATCCTGGAAGTCTTCGGCCACCTCTTCGACAGCAATTCGCGCATCATCGGGGAGCGTCTCAGCCAACTTCATCTGGAACGTGACGACGTGGAGTATCTGGAAGGGGTCAACGACGGCGGGGATCGACTGCTCAACTTTTCCGAAGGGCGCAAGGACGAGGTTATCTACAAGCTCATGAACCGGCTCGAAAAATACCTGTGACCGCTCCCTTGGATAACTCCTCCCCGGAAGTCTCCCCGGAGTCCGGCTCCCCCGATCAACCTGGCCTGGACGAAGCGGGACTGGCTTCCCGGTTACGCCTTTTCGGCATGACCGATGAGGATGCGGCAACTTTGGGGGAGTGCAGCAACTATTTCGCCGCCCGGGCCCCGGTGGTGGTGGCCGAGTTCTTCGATATCCTGATGACCCGTCCGGAGGCGCAGGAACACATTGGCAAGGTCGATACCCTGCAGATGTTGCGCCGCAGTCTGCAGGCCTACATCGTGGACCTGTTCCAGGGGCGGGTCGATCTGGCCTACGTCGCTTCGCGACTGCGCATCGGGCGGATTCACCAACGTATCGGCGTGCCCCCCGGAGTCTATCTGGCCGCGATGAACATTCTGCACGAACTGCTGCAGGAAGAGATGTTCCGCCTTGGCGGGGAGAGCTGTGCCACCGAACTGCGCCAACGGCGGCAGAAGGCCTTGACCACGCTGTTGATGTTTGACACCGCGCTTGTTTTCGAAACCTACAGCCCTCACTCTCAAACCCCGCTCACGGAACCCGCTTCGGAGTTGGAAGAACTCTCCCGCAAGGATGCCCTGACGGGTCTTTTCAACCAGGTGGCCTTCCTGGAGTATCTGCGCCAGCAGATGGCCCTTGCTCTGCGTTATCACGACGTGCTGACCCTGGTCTGTTTCCGTTTGAACGATTTTCAAACCCTCTCTTCCCAGGCGGGTCGGGAGGGCACCGATCAGGTGTTGGCCCTGCTGGGCAAGTGTCTGGTGGAAACCCTGCGCACCGAGGACATTCCCTTCCGCACCGGGGAGGGCGCTTTTGCCATCATCATGCCCAAGACCCTGGA from Magnetococcales bacterium includes these protein-coding regions:
- a CDS encoding Gfo/Idh/MocA family oxidoreductase: METKEPKKKVGIIGAGKGGARFIKLLLSSEKVELVFVVEQEAEAPGLVLAKRGDVKIFSKVEAAVSSMEVDYIIETTGTDEMVQTVQQHMVSGTLLTARTINFFLEVLEDFRGKAVQQVLDDLAGVRREIDRSTRDVSKTLHGIEKISNELEVLAINAGIQASRAGEFGKGFAVVAGEVKSTARVARDLAGDIDRVISEISSMSEKIEQSLKKIQ
- a CDS encoding GGDEF domain-containing protein, producing MTAPLDNSSPEVSPESGSPDQPGLDEAGLASRLRLFGMTDEDAATLGECSNYFAARAPVVVAEFFDILMTRPEAQEHIGKVDTLQMLRRSLQAYIVDLFQGRVDLAYVASRLRIGRIHQRIGVPPGVYLAAMNILHELLQEEMFRLGGESCATELRQRRQKALTTLLMFDTALVFETYSPHSQTPLTEPASELEELSRKDALTGLFNQVAFLEYLRQQMALALRYHDVLTLVCFRLNDFQTLSSQAGREGTDQVLALLGKCLVETLRTEDIPFRTGEGAFAIIMPKTLETQATEVFRRLIRKFKGRTPHPATFSIGIAQTGPQTFLTQEQLLETAERCLQTASGYAERAPGFYIHKSGLQSTLPTVSFPL